The Vicinamibacterales bacterium genome contains a region encoding:
- a CDS encoding response regulator, with protein sequence MEDDPEVRALFVSFLSHAGYHVIESPNGADAMDLVSRHGLHIDLLLTDVVMPRAGGPTLAAALAVRQPSLKVIYISGFPP encoded by the coding sequence GTGGAGGACGACCCCGAGGTCCGCGCGCTGTTCGTGAGCTTCCTGTCACACGCCGGCTATCACGTCATCGAGTCGCCGAATGGCGCCGACGCCATGGACCTGGTGTCCCGCCACGGCCTCCACATCGACCTGCTGCTGACCGACGTGGTGATGCCGCGGGCCGGCGGTCCGACGCTGGCGGCGGCGCTGGCGGTGCGCCAGCCGTCGCTGAAGGTGATCTACATCTCCGGCTTCCCGCCG